One stretch of Streptomyces sp. A2-16 DNA includes these proteins:
- a CDS encoding DUF2267 domain-containing protein — MSALSAQRATGTTRWSVLVDAVRDAGQYTTAAEAEEVVRVVLSALGGLVTGDERVDLARALPEEAARLVASRIPLNRPLTAPEFVDTVAGRLEDATPATARWHVSSVLSVLPELVGDELVDRVLAQLPSGYALLFGKAELVPMG, encoded by the coding sequence ATGAGCGCACTCAGCGCGCAACGAGCGACCGGTACGACACGGTGGAGCGTCCTCGTCGACGCCGTGCGGGACGCCGGGCAGTACACGACCGCGGCGGAGGCGGAAGAGGTCGTCCGTGTCGTCCTGTCCGCCCTCGGCGGCCTGGTCACCGGCGACGAACGTGTCGACCTCGCCCGGGCCCTGCCCGAGGAGGCCGCCAGGCTTGTCGCCTCCCGGATCCCGCTCAACAGACCCCTGACGGCACCGGAGTTCGTCGACACGGTGGCCGGCCGGCTCGAGGACGCGACCCCGGCGACGGCCCGCTGGCACGTCAGCTCGGTCCTGAGCGTGCTGCCCGAGCTGGTGGGCGACGAGCTGGTGGACCGGGTGCTGGCCCAACTGCCCTCCGGTTACGCCCTGTTGTTCGGCAAGGCGGAGCTGGTGCCGATGGGCTGA
- a CDS encoding Hsp20/alpha crystallin family protein codes for MLMRTDPFREFDRLAQQVLGSSNRPAAMAMDAYRSGDDFVVHFDLPGVDPETIDLDVERNVLNVRAERRVPAPEGAEMIVAERPTGSFTRQLFLGDTLDTERIDASYDAGVLTLRIPVAEQAKPRRIRITGGDSDRKQISR; via the coding sequence ATGCTCATGCGTACCGACCCCTTCCGTGAGTTCGACCGGCTCGCGCAGCAGGTCCTCGGTTCCAGCAACCGTCCCGCCGCGATGGCCATGGACGCGTACCGGTCGGGGGACGACTTCGTCGTCCACTTCGACCTCCCCGGTGTCGACCCCGAGACGATCGACCTGGACGTCGAACGCAACGTCCTGAACGTCCGCGCCGAACGCCGAGTCCCCGCCCCCGAGGGCGCGGAGATGATCGTCGCCGAACGCCCCACTGGCTCCTTCACCCGTCAGCTCTTCCTCGGCGACACCCTCGACACGGAACGCATCGACGCCTCGTACGACGCCGGCGTCCTCACCCTGCGCATCCCGGTGGCCGAGCAGGCCAAGCCGCGCCGCATCCGGATCACGGGCGGCGACAGCGACCGCAAGCAGATCAGCCGCTGA
- a CDS encoding VOC family protein has protein sequence MSIRRIMPDIHVRSGEALSANRDFYGLLGFEEVMDMGWVVTLASPANPTAQISFLTEERTAPVVPDLSVEVEDVDAVYARVVASGAEVVRELRNEEWGVRRFFVRDPNGRVVNVLTHRDGGDR, from the coding sequence GTGAGTATTCGCAGGATCATGCCCGACATCCATGTCAGGTCCGGGGAGGCCCTGAGCGCCAACCGCGACTTCTACGGCCTCCTCGGCTTCGAGGAGGTCATGGACATGGGGTGGGTCGTGACACTGGCCTCACCCGCCAACCCGACCGCCCAGATCAGCTTCCTCACCGAGGAGCGCACCGCGCCCGTCGTCCCCGACCTGAGCGTGGAGGTCGAGGACGTCGACGCCGTGTACGCGCGGGTCGTGGCATCGGGCGCGGAGGTCGTACGGGAGCTGCGGAACGAGGAGTGGGGCGTACGGCGGTTCTTCGTCCGGGATCCGAACGGGCGGGTGGTGAACGTGCTCACCCACCGGGACGGAGGAGACCGGTGA
- a CDS encoding alginate lyase family protein: protein MLKAAGATGVAVTAATALPATAADSGFAHPGLLHTRADLARMAAKVKAGAAPYTAGFAKLTANRHAQSGWTPQPQTTVYRGAGSPQNYATLYNDIHAAYQNALRHHVGGDGAHADTAVAILNAWSARLTSLAGSADRFLAAGLYGYQFANAAELVRDHPDFDLARFQEMLTKVFAPLSEDFLARHNGAVITNYWPNWDLTAMACVLATGIFCDDRSQVARAVDYFKHGDGLGSLRHAIPVVHDDGLAEWLEAGRDQGHALLGVGLMGTFCEMAWNQGYDLYGHDDSRFLKGAQYVAKWSLGGEVSYTANTRAKGAVGGWSGRETASAAAGVDPAMTRPIWAMIANHYTKRRGLPASYVTRIAAKSAPEGGGGDYGPNSGGYDQLGFGTLAFTRDRAASAGAAPVPTTSASASSTPTAGRDLAATGSSDIVGWSAAAGITAVAGGLLLLRRRDRVRQGE from the coding sequence ATGCTCAAGGCGGCGGGAGCCACGGGGGTCGCGGTGACCGCCGCGACGGCCCTGCCCGCCACCGCCGCCGACTCCGGCTTCGCGCACCCGGGCCTGCTGCACACGCGGGCCGACCTGGCCCGTATGGCCGCGAAGGTGAAGGCCGGCGCCGCGCCTTACACGGCCGGTTTCGCGAAACTGACGGCCAACCGCCATGCGCAGAGCGGCTGGACGCCCCAGCCGCAGACGACGGTGTACCGGGGCGCGGGCAGCCCCCAGAACTACGCGACGCTCTACAACGACATCCACGCCGCCTACCAGAACGCCCTCCGCCACCACGTCGGCGGCGACGGCGCGCACGCCGACACGGCCGTGGCGATCCTCAACGCCTGGTCGGCGCGACTGACGTCACTGGCCGGGTCCGCGGACCGCTTCCTCGCCGCCGGGCTCTACGGCTACCAGTTCGCCAACGCCGCCGAACTCGTCCGCGACCACCCGGACTTCGACCTCGCCCGCTTCCAGGAAATGCTCACCAAGGTCTTCGCCCCGCTCAGCGAGGACTTCCTGGCCCGCCACAACGGCGCAGTCATCACCAACTACTGGCCCAACTGGGACCTCACCGCCATGGCCTGCGTCCTGGCCACCGGCATCTTCTGCGACGACCGGTCCCAGGTCGCCCGCGCGGTCGACTACTTCAAGCACGGCGACGGCCTCGGCTCCCTCCGGCACGCCATCCCCGTCGTGCACGACGACGGCCTCGCCGAGTGGCTGGAGGCGGGCCGGGACCAGGGGCACGCGCTCCTCGGGGTCGGCCTGATGGGCACGTTCTGCGAGATGGCGTGGAACCAGGGGTACGACCTCTACGGCCACGACGACAGCCGGTTCCTCAAGGGGGCCCAGTACGTGGCGAAGTGGAGCCTGGGAGGGGAGGTCTCCTACACCGCGAACACCCGCGCGAAGGGGGCGGTCGGGGGCTGGTCGGGCAGAGAGACGGCATCCGCGGCGGCCGGCGTCGACCCCGCGATGACCCGGCCCATCTGGGCGATGATCGCCAACCACTACACCAAACGCCGCGGACTTCCGGCGTCGTACGTCACCCGGATCGCGGCGAAGTCGGCGCCGGAGGGGGGCGGCGGGGACTACGGCCCCAACAGCGGCGGCTACGACCAACTGGGCTTCGGCACGCTGGCGTTCACGCGGGACCGAGCGGCGTCGGCCGGGGCCGCTCCCGTCCCCACGACCAGCGCGAGCGCCTCCTCGACGCCGACCGCCGGGCGGGACCTCGCCGCCACCGGTTCCTCCGACATCGTCGGGTGGTCTGCGGCTGCGGGGATCACTGCGGTCGCGGGGGGACTGCTTCTGCTGCGGCG